CATGAAGAATTAACAGGCTGCTCTGATGCTTTTGGTAGAGTGAGAGATAATTTGGTAATCTACACTAGAGAGTATATTGCTGAGAAACTAATagggaaaactatttttaaaatagtaaagaatatatatttaagCCCCTaggtagacttaaaaaaaatactaatttaaatGAGTTTTAGGTTGTTTGGTTGGTTTGTTTTGAAGTAACCTGTTTCTCTTCCTGTCATGTCTTTTTGCAGAATCCAGACTCCAAAATGATGCAAATCAACCTGACTGGGTTTTTGAATGGAAAAAATGCTAGAGAATTTATGGGAGAACTATGGCCCCTGCTCTTAAGTGCACAAGAAAACATCGCTGGAATCCCTTCTGCTTTCCTAGaactgaagaaagaagaaataaaacaaagacaggtAATAGCTCTTCTTTTGGTAATGTTGATTTGACAGGGTGGTATCCAGACTGCTGAGCACTATAAATTTTGCATGACCCACCTAGGATGTTGTCTTGCTTTGCTGTACTGTATTTGAATGTTCAGCTGTGGCTCTTCACTCCTCCTGTCCCAATCCTAACATTGATTCTGGAGTGTCATTTTCCCAAaggctggtaatttgatagatttttaaaaacaggtaaaTGCATCTAGCTTAAAAGAAAATCGAACTTCAGTAATGTAAAAGGTGAGCACAAGCTCCTCATATAGGCAATACACATTAAATCATGAAAGTATAAGAATGTGAAAATGACTCTTCTAAGTAAACTGGAAAAGAGTAGTTCTCTTTAGGTCAGCTGTTAGGGATTaattttcagcaagtatttattaagcatcaaTGTGTGCCTGTTGATCTTAGATGTTTATCTATGTTACTTTGGAAATTTCTCTGCAGATTGAGCAAGAAAAGCTGGCATCTATGAAAAAGCAAGATGAAGACAAAGATAAGAGggataaggaagaaaaagaaagcagcagAGAAAAAAGGGAGAGATCTAGAAGCCCAAGAAGGTACTATGCAGTGGATGCACACCAATGTTTTATGAGTATGCTAGGTATTAAGGTATTCTGAGTGTAGAAAATCACATGGTTAAAAAGGAAGCTGACCTCTATTTAGGAAATTTCTTCTGACATACAGTTTTCATGGTGAATTAATGGCTTTCTTCTGAATTAAAATACCTCAATTTTGCTTGAGACCGTTTAACTGACAGTTGTCTCTCAAATCTTAGTGACTTACTCAACTGTTAATTCCTAAATCGAAGTCTGCACTTGTcttcatattgtttttatttaactaTATCATTTAACTAatttgaattattattttaatgttctccaactccttttttctttccatgttcttTTTATTAGAAATCTGTGCCATTAGTCTCTCACTTTATACTTACCTAATTCCCTGTTCTGCTTTTCTTAGATGGTTGTACTGAACCCAAAAcagatcatttatttattctcttcctTCCAATGAGACTATGGTTAGGTTCCCATTTTAAAACCACGACTCAGCTTCTACTGTATTTGTGGTGAAAGGTGAGAATCCCATTAGGCTTTTCATTTTTAGGGTTCTGTGTATGAGAAGGTAATTTCTTTGTCCTTTTTAGTTTATATGTTTGATGTTAAAAAGCTACTTAACATGGAAGCAGCACTATTTCTAAAGTTATGCACATACCATAGTGGTTACTACTTAACTGTTGATGAACCAGGTCTACTGTTTTACTTCAggttaagggaaaaagaaaagaagcttcTTGTCTCCAAAAAAGCAGTCTTACACAGTTAGATGTATTTCTCTTCTCATCTGAAGAGCATATTGCTTTAATTGTACTAGTGATTTCTCTGGAATACCTAGACTCTACCTGATGAAATCTGGTGGGATCTGTCTGGTCTAAACTCTTATGTTTTATTGGATTGATTAGCTATTAGGGAATATCTCATTTAAGCATCTTCTTCCTTTGCAAAGTAGGTCTTTTTGTCTCCATATGTCTGGGAATGATAAGAACTTAAATCTAGAGTTCTAGGTCAATGCTTTCCCTCTGTTATAACTGGCATACTGGAGAAGGTTCTTATCCCTTATTTGCATGTCTTTCTGGTTTTCTCTTAGCCCTTCCCCTATTAAGTAAATGTGATAGGGTATCTTACTTACAAAGGGAATTTCTAAGGTATAAACATCATGGTGTAATTAAACAGATCACTCCTCACTTCTTCCTTTGACTCTCTCTCCcaatctgctttattcaaaaCCCTGAAAAAAATTGCTTTCATCCTAGACGCAAATCCAGATCTCCTTCCCCTAGAAGACGATCTTCTCctgtcaggagagagagaaagcgcAGTCATTCTCGATCTCCCCGTCACAGAACCAAGAGCCGGAGTCCTTCCCCTGCTccagagaagaaggagaaaacTCCAGAACTCCCAGAACCATCAGTGAAAGTAAAAGAACCCTCAGTACAGGAGGCCACTTCTACTAGGCAAGTTCATAAAAATTCACTTAAGGATACGATTGTAGGCTATTATTAAGTGGCTGCAAATAAGATACCTGAGTTGAAAACAAAAAActtgattattttccttttactataaaattaattttttgaagaagtaGAAATTGTATAGGAGAGTATAATTAAAATGCCCCAAAGGTGACCATTGCCTTCTGTTGTTTGtatttcttcagatattttaGTAATGTAACTTGCTTTTCCCTCCCAATATTGCAAAAACTTAGCTCCTTTAAAGTAGGTCTGTGATTGGAATTGTTAGTTTTTCACTGGATTTCACTGATGTGTAATCTTTTGAACTGAGGGAAAGGTCTCAACTTTGTTTGAAGAGGAATAACTTTATTATATCATTATATTGTGACTTagtaaaaacaaatttttgtttctatagtgacatcctgaaagttcccaagccTGAACCTGTACCAGAGCCTAAAGAACCTTCTCCAGAGAAaaattccaaaaaagaaaaggaaaaggagaaagccaGACCAAGGTCTAGGTCACGTTCCAAATCAAGATCTCGGACACGGTCTCGCTCTCCTTCTCATACTCGACCTAGACGGCGCCATAGATCCCGATCCAGGTGAGCTGTGGCTTTAAGGTCTGCATAGACTTTAGGTTTTATGTGCTACTCTCCTAAGTAGAATTAGGTAAATAATTTCAAAGCAgtagaaaacatttaataaaacttAGTCTTTGGATTTACAGAGAGAATTTAAAGACATTTTCTGATAGCATAAAAATACATAAGTATCCcttgaaattcattttttaaatgtagtgttGAGAAAATGATATCAGGGAATTCATTCCTTGCTCCTGACATATGCGGGTCCTAATTCTGTTTGTTATGGTAGATCATACTCACCCAGAAGGCGGCCAAGCCCTAGAAGGCGGCCATCTCCTCGACGACGAACTCCACCAAGACGAATGCCTCCTCCACCAAGGCATAGacggagcagatctccagtgaGACGGtaagttgttttttaatttggaaaagtcAGGTGTATGAAAGTGCACCATATGTTTATTTTAAGCTAATCTTTGAATTAATGTCTCCCTGGAAGAAAGTGCTCATGATTTGATATTAGGTAATAACACTTATCAAGAGAGTATCTCATTTGAGGTGTAACTCTTgcaggtacagtgaaaaaagtctAGTCTAGTGttgggaaataaaaatttcagaaagtATCTTAGTGATAGTTGGTGTTAACTTTTACCCTTTCAGACCCCACGAAAAAACCCTACCAGGTAAGGGAATTGGCCACCTTCCCTCTTTCTTTGGCTTTTAACTACCACTGGTTTCTGAAAAGTAGGTGACTATAGAGCTGAGAAGCTGCTTCTACCAATATTCAAATAATCCACTTagattgtattatttttatgggttttcttaataaaaatgagTGCTTATTATAAACAATTTAAACAGATATAACATAAATTGAAAATACCCCATAATACCAATTCTGTGGTTTATATAAAGCAGTTTGGTATGTGGTTACTTTTGAAGAAATCAGGCATAAAAGTAACCAacgtttattttttaaaatcatttaaaaaactagCATAAGGTGAAATGTTTGGGTCACTTTTAACAGAAAGATATGTTGCTACCTCTGCCCCAGCTAGCAGGGGAGTGCACTGGTGGCAAGGTTCTGTGCCTCCTTGGCAGTGCAGGTCACCTGTTCTTAGAAGGAAATGTGGTAATTGTGCTTCAGATTATACTTAAGATGGAAttttctgtgtgagtctttaAGGTTTGTTTTCAGGGGACCAAGTCAACCTGGAGATAAAGAGAGGAAATAATAAGctccataatttttttttgtttgtttctgcagTCTGAAGTTTTTCAGAGTCCCATgtttttaaataagataatacttGTTGGGGGCAGAGGATTGTCAAAGTATATGGACCGTATTTGTAACTACGAAAAAATTGCAGAATTGATGTTACTAATGATGAGATGAGTGATGTACATGATCAGCCAGTTTAGGCATCACACTTTTCGAAAGTTGGTTATTCCTCCTTAGGTGAAAAAGTAATGCCGGTGCTTTCTAGTTCAAGATTAGTGGAAACAGCTATTTCTTTATTGGAGTTTTGCAAACAGCATGTTTCAGTTGTGCTTACTGAGCCATTTAGCAGTCAAAGTATTTTGCAGATTGTGTAAGATTCCCTTTCAGCCAGTTTTATCTCACACTTAaggtagggtttctttttttcaGGTTCTCAGGAATTCTTCTGCCAAAGGTGAATTCTGCAGGTACACATAATTGCAACAGAACTTACCACAAATTTTGCCGCAGAATTCGAGAGGCCCCTGCTTCTAAGTTTATGTAGCTAAATGAATTCCTAATCGTGCACatctctttaaaaaaagcaaCCTAAAGTTTGCTTGAGGTTGTATTATTAGATGGAAAATACTTTGCCACCCAAATTTGTATGCAAACTCCACTGATACCATTTCTAAGGAAGAAAGAGACTGGTTATTGTATTACAGCACTCGACATAATTTATAACTGGAAAGACAACTCAAACAGAAGCATTTATCAGAATAAGTCATTTGTGTATATTTAGTCATAGAACTAGCTGTTTCCTGTTCTAGGTTATGGTTTTGTTCCCCATGTTTTAAAGACTCATTTATATGCTTAGCTACATAAACTCAAAAGTTGGATAAAAATAGCTGTATTTTTGTGTAAACTGTCCATGCCTGTAAGGTCATCCTTCATAAGTATGCAGTTAGTGAACATGAATACTTTATTCCACAGAAGGCGGCGTTCATCAGCATCCTTGTCTGGGAGTAGCTCATCATCCTCTTCGTCTCGTTCCCGGTCGCCACCAAAGAAGCCTCCTAAGAGGACATCCAGCCCTCCTCGAAAAACTCGAAGGTTATCTCCTTCAGCAAGTCCTCCCAGGCGAAGGCACAGACCATCACCTCCAGCAACTCCACCGCCAAAAATGCGTCATTCCCCAACACCCCAGCAGTCTAACCGTACAAGAAAAAGCCGTGTTTCTGTCTCTCCAGGGAGAACTTcaggtaaaggtaaaaaaatcaaacacataaaaattatattttttctttcatttgcctATAGGAGTGCGTAGCCCTTCTGCTGCCCCCTCTCCCTTCAAAATATGAAGTAGCTGGGTCATATTTATGACTTTGCTCAGAGGCACACCTTTCTTTCCTGCCTTAAGTTCTTAGGGTTTGTTGAAGGAGAGTTTACATGTAAAAGTGCCCTCTGGCATTGGGTGGGTGGAGAAATATATTACTAGCCAGGGGCTCTTTGAGTTGGGGTGGTACTGAAGATTGTGTCTTCACGATAAAGGATCATTTTATTGCTGTGAGACCAATTAACTATTTCCCCTGGAGATTTTTTTGTTTGATATCTTACTTGAGGACTTCATATTCTGTTTTAATTCTTTCTTAACCACATTGTGCTCCCTAGGGAAGGACGTGGTGTCCTTTTAAAagctgatttatttttcaatttaggCTCTGAATTTTAAGTTCTAAAACTTGTGCTTTATTCTGCAGATAGATTTCTGGTAATTTATGATCAGTGATCCTGCCAGGCAAGTAGAATGCTATGTTAGTCTGAGTGAAGGTTGTGGTCTATTAGGGTTTGTTCCTTTAGCATTAAATACACATGGAGAGAAACTATAGGAGCTGTTTGATTCAGGCCTTTGTTGCTTAGGGCTGGAATGATACAGACAGCCTGAAAGGTGAGTagtgggggaaggggaagatcTTAAAGGCTGCTAGTAAGTAGATTTTAGGGAATAGTCTATAGGCTAATATCTACTGGGGTTGCTCTGGTCACATTTTCAggttagaaatgaagaaaatggaaatgggaaaaattttgactatgtatttctaaaaatttgaTGAGATCAGGATTTTCGGTTAGCACCGTGCTGCTCCACCTCTCCTCCCCAACCCTGAAATGTGGTAATACTTAAAAAGATGAATTTTgccatattgttttgtttttttttaactcttacagTGAGGTCTAAACAAGCTAACTGAGTGAGAGGGGGACTGGCAGATCTGTAATCTGTTAAGTAAATGGTAATCTGTAAAGAGTAACAtagattattttctgaattttaacaGGCTAATTTTGTGAtatgtaattaaataattaaatggtCATTTTTGTTGCGTCGGTTCTTAGACCCAGATAGGCAGCTGGATAAGCATAGAGAAACCTTTAGGTCTTCTAGGTTCTGACTTAATTGAagtatggggggtggggggaataggCTCGCTTATTTTTATAACCTCATATCCCATATTACTTTTTGTTCAGAATTGATAAATTTCAGTCCATGGGTTCTAGTCCCCATGTCCAAATCTAATACCCATTGTCctgatttattgtttattttcctatgaagtatttgtatttctgaatatttttttcctttgtttggaGCCAGAAAGCTTTCTAGTGAAAAAATTTTGTAAATGTTCCCACCTGTTACTTTGCAAAAACATCAAGTTACGATTTTTCTATTTACATCATACGGCCAAAGGGTAATTAAAGTACCTGAACCAGAGGGCTGAGTCCTTGTTAAGATGAGCTGTTCTGAAGAATTATTAGTTATCTTTTTAAGAGTCTGCACAGGTACCAGTCTCTTGCTTTGATACATTGTCAGGGAGAGCAGGTCACTGCTATTCAGAAACAAGTCACTGGGAAGGCTAACTATCTCTATTCCTGTGGGTTCCAAGACAGATCTTCTAtaccaaaacaaaacccaaccaGAGGCCCACTGTTAGGCAGTGTAGTCAGAGGCTGCCTTGTGTCCATTGAAGCTAAACATTGACTCTTTTAACCATTTGGAAATAACTTTTTATAGTAAAATGATCCCAGTCCTTTGTGATCAAATTTCAGAGCTAGGAAAGACTCAGAAATTGTCAATAGGAAATAGGTTCTCACTAAGTGATTTGGTCAGGGTCAACCAACCAAGAATAGAATTTGGGTTCTCATTCCCAGTTGAAAGGTCTGTACTTTGCCCAGCTTTCCTACTCCAAAATGACTTGATTGCTGGAAGAGGGCAGGATGAAATTGTCTATCTTATGTACTTGATAGTATGTGTTCAGAAATTCCTTTTATTCAGTCTCCATGGCTTAAGGAGCGGTGACACAAGTGAAATGTAATCGATTTTACCTCTGTATTTCATGTCATAGTCACCAGCCTTAAGGTCCTGCTGTTGGTAGCTGGTAAGTGGAgtgggaaggaggcaggaagtgTTTGGGAGAACttagagggaaattatttggagtATAGCATACATTTTCATGTGATAAGGTCTTTGGAAAGCATTTTGTAATAAACATGGCAGTTAAATTGGCATTAAATTTTGGTACATTAATGAAGTATGTTTACAGAGGATCTGTATCTATGGTGGTAGTGATAATTTTTAGTTTAGATCAACTTAGCATATAAATTGTGTTCTGTAGGTATTCAGTGATTTTACTAATTCTGGTCACAGAGTGAGTTATCTTTACCCGAGATCTTTGGGCAGGTCTGAGAGATTAATAATTAATAGGACTGTTGAAGTTAAATTTAAGATCCTGGTTTTTCAGTTGACTTAGAAGATTCTGTCTTCATGCTAGAATGCTTTGTCCCTTGAATACTAACAACATTAGtaaactaaaaacaaagtaaaCCATAAAATCTCATCTGGACAAACTTCAGTGAAGTATTAACATTAGTTATAATGTTAATAGTGCTATGATTCAGTCATATTAAGAGTAGGGGTATATAATGGATAGTTTTCTATATTAATATATTCTAATCactatattaataataattaaagacTACTTTAGCTAATCCATTAATTAGTGAACTAGGATAAAACTCCAAATGTCTTAAATTTCCATGGAAAACTAAATAGTGATATAGTTACTAAGTAGGCATTGGCCAGCTGTGTTGCAAACATAACCAAGTTTTTAATGTTTCATAGAGGGAAATGCATTCTGACATCTAAACAGTTTGGAATCCAGTTCTTTAAAGTGGTAACTTGGACATGTGGGTTTATAGGTAACTAGATACCTTATAATTTGTCATGAATTGAAAATTAACAGATGCTTAAAGATGGAGAATACTGTCCTGAAAAATAGCCTCAGTgctaaaaaattttatatttcatgtcTTTGAATTTGTTAAAATACAAGTTTTAAGTGAACTTTTGCTACCATATTTTGTAATTAAGAGGTGTCAACCATTCTTTACCCAATCTAGTGGTTTGTACAAAAGACTTAGGTAGAACCATTAATAAAATGttggttatttttaaagtatagtgGTAAATTTTTCAGTTGGACTACTTTAGCAAAGGTGACATTGCTGTTGTAGATGACTAACTCTGTAAGTTACTGCTTCTTAGAATAAGCCTTTATAGAATTTTGAGTATTTGTGTCCGTCAAATGAAATGTGTATATTCTAGGTCAAACATCCCATGGTAATTAATCAAACAAAACAGGTATAAGGATCCTGCAGGGATCATACTGTCTTCAAGTTTAGTTCTTAGAGGGATATTCTCAAATGATGTTTCAGATTAATGACTTTACCTGTAGATACGTCTGATTTTAGTTAAAGCAATGGATGAATAATAGAGCTAGTAATCATTGGAAATTAAAGCCTATGCCCTAGGAAGAGTCTTGGGATTCAGATCTTAACTCACTTAAATTACCTGTGTGACTTTGGTTGAAGTTACTTATTTTTAAGCCTCAGATTTTCTTCTCTTGTAAAAAGAATGGCAGTGATACTAGCAGTAGTGCCTAACAGGACTTAATAATACAGCATGCATACAAAAAGCAGTTGCCATAGTAATTTTCCATGCAACTGGGAAAGGCTAAATAATTCATAACTGCCCATGGCTCTCCTACTACCTTAGGTATGTCTCAAGTTGCTTTTTTCTGTAAGCTCTTAGCTTGGAAAGAGTCTTCCAGCCTTagtattgaattatttttcattgcGAAGGTCTCTTTTTTTATATAGCTTAACCCCCTCATGTTATTGTGAAGGTTGTGCATAAAGAGCCACCTCATGGGTGACTAGCTAATTCATTCCTCTTCTCCAGACAagatttctttctctcaaagttttATCAGGTTTATTTTTAATCATCTATCATCTTCATTACTTCTCTGAACCTATAGTGAGTGCTTGAAAGCTTACACTGATGAGGCCTCCATAgttgagttgtgtgtgtgttgggttgTGGGGTAGCATACACATTGTTACACGTAGCATAAAGCATGTTCTACTCAGAAACAACAGCTCCCAATTTCTCTTCACTGTTGTTACCTTGGGGGAATCTCAAGATTTGAAAATCATTATAGTTttttcaccaaacatttaaaaattacggCTGCAGCTTTAGGTAATGACAATACAGTCTTacaggaatttaaaaattatcaacaaccattttagtattattaaaatgtcttaatgtatagctttttttttttatttcttgtatataaatgttctttcCCTAACTCTTTTTAGTGACAAAACATAAAGTTACTGAGAAAAGAGAGTCTCCTTCACCAGCACCCAAGCCTAGAAAAGTAGAGTTATCTGAATCGGGTAAGATTTGTGTGTTCTGTTGTTAAGTTGAATTGGATTTGTTGTACATTTGATCATCTCCTTTAATTTGTGGGATATGGCTTAGTGGTTAGAATTCAGACCAGCCTGTTTTGAAACCCCCAGCTCCACTACTTaactgctttcttttttgttttaattacttaATTTATCTGAGCCTTGTTTATTTCTGAAACGGGGATGACAAtaccattttatgtttttgatgaacTGAAATAATGTTTGTAAATGCTTGGTACCCAGTCTGACCTGTAGCAAATGcctaagtttatttttattgtatttagtGAAAATAGTCTGAATATGCATTAAATTGGCATTTCACCTACCCTCCTTCCTTGTAAAAAATAGAGTAGTTGTATTGCTTGAGCCAGCCAAATAAAGGTTTAAGAGAACATTTTCCATCTCAAATATGTTAAATCTTCAGTATGCATAACTAAAGAAACACTTTCTAAATGCATCCATCTTTCAGAAGAAGATAAAGGTGGCAAAATGGCTGCAGCAGACTCTGTGCAGCAGAGACGCCAGTATAGACGACAGAACCAGCAGTCTTCATCTGGTATGAGCAcagattaaatttttttcttttttttatcttcatttcctaataaaaaaatacttaagatgTAAATACCCATCAGTGCAGTGAGTGTACTTAGGAGAAATATGTTCGTGCCTACATAGAGATTCAGGGAGGAAATGTTAACTTTCTGGATTTTGGTTTTAAGTCCTTCCTTAAAACTTATTTAAGTTGTTATAAAAGTAAAAGATCTTTAAAGTACAACGTTAAAATGAAAAGGGGATGTACAACTGGAAAAATACTACTTTTCCCAGTTCCCAATCTTAACTTTCCaaagcttttatttagaaatttctGTGCACATAGAAGCATCtgtagtttaaaaagaaaacacacatgcTCAGCCTGTAGATTGTCTCCTGCCTTTTTAACATAATCTCTCTAgacatttttctctgttcttacctACCTCACTTTCTACTGGCTGCGGCagttttttaattataataatactACAGTTTATTGAGCCATTCCCTGATTTGGACATTGGTTtatagtttttttgtgtgtacttgtttatctataaaataataattaaaagtgGAGTTTCTGAATTAAAAGCAATGTGCATAGAAACTTCATTTTTAAACCAGATGTTCTGATTTTTATTAGCTCAGTTGTTTGAGTACTATCTTTGCTTTTCATTGGTCAAATGGAAACCAAAGCACCCCACCATGGTGTTCAGTCAGTTAAAAGCTATTCAGCTTTTGCAACTTTTTTGAGTGAGATTGATAATGGAAAGGTTTGAAAGAAATGCATACAGGTCTTGGGTGTTTTTGGTAGTTAggactttgttttaaatttttttgacattTGGGGACAATTGTTAGTTATTTTAAGTTAAGGAAACTGTGCAAACAATTGAAATTACTCCTTGAGTCCTGGACATGTGCTGCTATGCCTATGGGAAATGTCACATATATTTGTTTGATAAATGCTCGGGATATGGAAGTTAGTTATTCAGACCCTAATAGACTTTCAGTACTCTTAAAAGTGCTTAGAGTAACAAGAATCAAATAACTCCTTGAGATGCTTTTTAAGCTTTACTTAGTTATTTGGAAAAATCACTCACTTCTTAAGGGACACTGGTGtcttgggttgtgctgtggaaaTGACATAATTGTATAATGATGTGTATTTATGCTTGGCTTTCAGGTCATTTAACATACATTGATATTACCTTTGTTCAGAACTGATGACATATGTATGCTCACTTACATTAGTGGACTTGGCTTGTTGATCTGGACACTCCATCTGCTTAGATTCAGAGTGGACAGACTGTTTTAAGCATAGGCCTACTGTAATTATTTGTTGTGTAATTATAGATTCtggctcctcctcttcctcagaaGATGAGCGACCCAAGAGGTCCCATGTGAAGAACGGTGAGGTAGGCAGGCGGCGGAGACATTCACCTTCCCAGAGTGCCTCTCCATCACCTCGGAAGCGCCAGAAAGAGACTTCTCCTCGGTAATGTTGTTTCTTCAGTAGCTTTCACTGGTGTTTTGTGATTGTGATGAAACTTTGTAACTTTAAGGGGTAGCTGTGGGCTTATTTTAGAATTGGGTTAACTTCAAGGACTCACAGAAAGAGATGGTCAGATTTTGTTTTGGGGGTTTGCTTTGCTTTACTTTTATctggtggttattactacttaaTGAGAACTTAGTAAATTTTATACCATACCATATGTCATATGTCTGTATGACTAGAAGAATAAACCAATTGAATCATAGCATTAACTCCTGAACAtctttgaacattaaaaaaatatgtatctccATTGAAGCAAATAGTTTGGTGAATGGAATTCTtgacatttgtttttctccactgctCTCAGGATGCAGATGGGAAAGCGATGGCAATCGCCAATGACTAAAAGGTTGGTTAGACACTACTTTGTAAATTAGGGTTACATGTCAAAATTTTGTGACTGTATTTACTGTTTAGCAGTCCCATTCCTTAGATATGCAGTGGTAATGGCTGTGGGGAAGTTCCTAAGTTGTTGGGTTTATTACATTTCTTGACACACCAAATTAATGATAGAACTGTACACATGTTCATTTTGGTGTCATTTGAACTTAGATTTTTGTGCAGTTATGGTGTCTGAGGATATTTTCTAAGAGATAATAGTTCCTTAGATTTAGTGGGGAGGGACTTTGTGGTGACCTTAGGGAAGGCAAGAAAACTTGAGACtttagaaagataaaaaatgaatgtAAGGCTTTGGCTCTGTTCAGTGTTTTCTATAGTAGGAAGATAAGTTACATGTATTACGTGTATTTATTGAACTTTTTTGAACATCAGTGTCTGTGTGATTATAAAACTGTAACCTTTTAGAGCCAAACTGTAGAAATCTGTAATTCAGGCCTACCTCATTAAGTGAAAAATAAGAGGCCTGGaagtaataaaatgaattttttagggTTACAAAGTGACAAAGCTAGATCTTGGACTTGTGCCATTGACCTTATTCTGTGCCATTAGACTATATTCACTAGTCTGCTTTTTAGAGCCTTAGCTGCCACTAAATTTCTAAGTACTTATCCTTCTTGGAACTGTCATATTTTCTGTCCACTTTATAGCTGGGTTTTTGAAGCCGTGTAGTTTTAGGTAGTCTCATTAATCAATAAAAG
The sequence above is a segment of the Manis pentadactyla isolate mManPen7 chromosome 4, mManPen7.hap1, whole genome shotgun sequence genome. Coding sequences within it:
- the SRRM1 gene encoding serine/arginine repetitive matrix protein 1 isoform X11 is translated as MDAGFFRGTSAEQDNRFSNKQKKLLKQLKFAECLEKKVDMSKVNLEVIKPWITKRVTEILGFEDDVVIEFIFNQLEVKNPDSKMMQINLTGFLNGKNAREFMGELWPLLLSAQENIAGIPSAFLELKKEEIKQRQIEQEKLASMKKQDEDKDKRDKEEKESSREKRERSRSPRRRKSRSPSPRRRSSPVRRERKRSHSRSPRHRTKSRSPSPAPEKKEKTPELPEPSVKVKEPSVQEATSTSDILKVPKPEPVPEPKEPSPEKNSKKEKEKEKARPRSRSRSKSRSRTRSRSPSHTRPRRRHRSRSRSYSPRRRPSPRRRPSPRRRTPPRRMPPPPRHRRSRSPVRRRRRSSASLSGSSSSSSSSRSRSPPKKPPKRTSSPPRKTRRLSPSASPPRRRHRPSPPATPPPKMRHSPTPQQSNRTRKSRVSVSPGRTSGKVTKHKVTEKRESPSPAPKPRKVELSESEDKGGKMAAADSVQQRRQYRRQNQQSSSDSGSSSSSEDERPKRSHVKNGEVGRRRRHSPSQSASPSPRKRQKETSPRMQMGKRWQSPMTKSGRRRRSPSPPPTRRRRSPSPAPPPRRRRSPTPPPRRRTPSPPPRRRSPSPRRYSPPIQRRYSPSPPPKRRTASPPLPPKRRASPSPPPKRRVSHSPPPKQRSSPVTKRRSPSLSSKHRKGSSPSRSTREARSPQPNKRHSPSPRPRAPQTSSSPPPVRRGASSSPQRRQSPSPSTRPIRRVSRTPEPKKTKKAASPSPQSVRRVSSSRSVSGSPEPAAKKPLAPPSPVQSQSPSTNWSPAVPVKKAKSPTPSPSPARNSDPEGGGKKKKKKKDKKHKKDKKHKKHKKHKKEKAVAAAAAAAVTPAAVAAPTTTSAQEEPETEPEPKKETESEAEDNLDDLEKHLREKALRSMRKAQVSPQS
- the SRRM1 gene encoding serine/arginine repetitive matrix protein 1 isoform X5, which translates into the protein MDAGFFRGTSAEQDNRFSNKQKKLLKQLKFAECLEKKVDMSKVNLEVIKPWITKRVTEILGFEDDVVIEFIFNQLEVKNPDSKMMQINLTGFLNGKNAREFMGELWPLLLSAQENIAGIPSAFLELKKEEIKQRQIEQEKLASMKKQDEDKDKRDKEEKESSREKRERSRSPRRRKSRSPSPRRRSSPVRRERKRSHSRSPRHRTKSRSPSPAPEKKEKTPELPEPSVKVKEPSVQEATSTSDILKVPKPEPVPEPKEPSPEKNSKKEKEKEKARPRSRSRSKSRSRTRSRSPSHTRPRRRHRSRSRSYSPRRRPSPRRRPSPRRRTPPRRMPPPPRHRRSRSPVRRRRRSSASLSGSSSSSSSSRSRSPPKKPPKRTSSPPRKTRRLSPSASPPRRRHRPSPPATPPPKMRHSPTPQQSNRTRKSRVSVSPGRTSGKVTKHKVTEKRESPSPAPKPRKVELSESEEDKGGKMAAADSVQQRRQYRRQNQQSSSEDERPKRSHVKNGEVGRRRRHSPSQSASPSPRKRQKETSPRMQMGKRWQSPMTKSGRRRRSPSPPPTRRRRSPSPAPPPRRRRSPTPPPRRRTPSPPPRRRSPSPRRYSPPIQRRYSPSPPPKRRTASPPLPPKRRASPSPPPKRRVSHSPPPKQRSSPVTKRRSPSLSSKHRKGSSPSRSTREARSPQPNKRHSPSPRPRAPQTSSSPPPVRRGASSSPQRRQSPSPSTRPIRRVSRTPEPKKTKKAASPSPQSVRRVSSSRSVSGSPEPAAKKPLAPPSPVQSQSPSTNWSPAVPVKKAKSPTPSPSPARNSDPEGGGKKKKKKKDKKHKKDKKHKKHKKHKKEKAVAAAAAAAVTPAAVAAPTTTSAQEEPETEPEPKKETESEAEDNLDDLEKHLREKALRSMRKAQVHQKGGGADVLMPKSSAVSAEGYGYPSGYHQMGQA